In one Scomber japonicus isolate fScoJap1 chromosome 6, fScoJap1.pri, whole genome shotgun sequence genomic region, the following are encoded:
- the sgpp2 gene encoding sphingosine-1-phosphate phosphatase 2 isoform X1 gives MLELLAYLHDSELVAGFQRRCGLFLVEAGHHSQEMIRSETGTPVQDEKPRGQMRRSWEHQDNNSNYKYKENGCTTGACSKPRYEVRNWPLHFLFLFSSGLGHEIFYITFLPCIHWNLDPFLCRRLVNMWTMVMYIGQVMKDVLKLPRPFSPPVVKLETRVDAEYGLPSTHAMAAIAISFTFLLSAPSRIQFQFEVGLLLAVTLSSMVCLSRLYTGMHSILDVICGALISAVILFLTYPYWATFDHFQLTSCISPIVALVLPLFLSYTYPELDHYSTTRGDTTTILGVGAGCSVGYWVNEQLGQTFEPQGVLPVPLPTLTVNALAFGTARFLLGVVALVGTRQVMKTVSLQVLYSWYKVPKNDQSARRRKEIEVPYKFATYTAVGLVNSILVNRAFILLGLL, from the exons ATGCTGGAGCTGCTGGCTTACCTCCATGACTCGGAGCTTGTGGCGGGGTTCCAGAGACGATGCGGACTCTTCCTCGTTGAAGCCGGTCATCACAGCCAAGAGATGATCCGCTCTGAGACTGGAACCCCTGTCCAAGATGAGAAACCACGTGGACAGATGAGGAGAAGCTGGGAGCACCAGGACAACAATTCAAATTATAAATACAAGGAAAATGGATGTACAACTGGT GCATGCAGCAAGCCTCGTTATGAAGTGAGGAACTGGCCCCtacacttcctcttcctcttttcgtccggACTGGGCCACGAAATCTTCTACATCACCTTTCTGCCCTGCATACACTGGAACCTCGACCCCTTCCTCTGCCGACGCCTTGTCAATATGTGGACT ATGGTGATGTACATCGGCCAGGTAATGAAGGATGTGCTAAAGCTGCCTCGCCCTTTCTCACCCCCTGTGGTCAAGCTGGAGACACGAGTTGACGCTGAGTACGGGCTGCCCTCCACCCATGCCATGGCCGCCATTGCCATCTCCTTCACATTTTTACTGAGTGCCCCCTCCAGGATACAG TTCCAGTTCGAGGTGGGTCTGCTGCTGGCTGTGACGCTGTCCTCCATGGTGTGTCTGAGCCGCCTCTACACTGGCATGCATTCAATATTG GATGTGATCTGTGGCGCTCTCATCTCAGCTGTCATCTTGTTCCTCACATACCCCTACTGGGCAACTTTTGACCATTTCCAGCTCACCAGCTGCATCTCCCCTATCGTAGCATTGGTACTGCCCCTCTTCCTCAGCTACACATACCCAGAGTTGGACCATTACAGCACCACCCGAGGGGACACCACCACTATCTTAGGCGTAGGAGCCGGGTGCTCTGTTGGATACTGGGTGAACGAGCAGCTGGGGCAGACTTTTGAGCCCCAAGGGGTGTTACCTGTACCCCTACCCACACTAACAGTGAATGCACTGGCATTTGGCACCGCCCGCTTCCTTTTGGGAGTCGTAGCATTAGTGGGAACTCGGCAAGTGATGAAAACGGTAAGCCTGCAGGTGTTGTACTCGTGGTACAAAGTGCCAAAAAATGACCAGAGTgccaggaggaggaaagagattGAAGTGCCGTATAAGTTTGCCACATATACAGCTGTTGGACTTGTTAATTCTATACTGGTCAATAGGGCCTTCATTCTACTGGGGCTACTATGA
- the sgpp2 gene encoding sphingosine-1-phosphate phosphatase 2 isoform X2: MLELLAYLHDSELVAGFQRRCGLFLVEAGHHSQEMIRSETGTPVQDEKPRGQMRRSWEHQDNNSNYKYKENGCTTGVSPRYEVRNWPLHFLFLFSSGLGHEIFYITFLPCIHWNLDPFLCRRLVNMWTMVMYIGQVMKDVLKLPRPFSPPVVKLETRVDAEYGLPSTHAMAAIAISFTFLLSAPSRIQFQFEVGLLLAVTLSSMVCLSRLYTGMHSILDVICGALISAVILFLTYPYWATFDHFQLTSCISPIVALVLPLFLSYTYPELDHYSTTRGDTTTILGVGAGCSVGYWVNEQLGQTFEPQGVLPVPLPTLTVNALAFGTARFLLGVVALVGTRQVMKTVSLQVLYSWYKVPKNDQSARRRKEIEVPYKFATYTAVGLVNSILVNRAFILLGLL; the protein is encoded by the exons ATGCTGGAGCTGCTGGCTTACCTCCATGACTCGGAGCTTGTGGCGGGGTTCCAGAGACGATGCGGACTCTTCCTCGTTGAAGCCGGTCATCACAGCCAAGAGATGATCCGCTCTGAGACTGGAACCCCTGTCCAAGATGAGAAACCACGTGGACAGATGAGGAGAAGCTGGGAGCACCAGGACAACAATTCAAATTATAAATACAAGGAAAATGGATGTACAACTGGTGTAAGT CCTCGTTATGAAGTGAGGAACTGGCCCCtacacttcctcttcctcttttcgtccggACTGGGCCACGAAATCTTCTACATCACCTTTCTGCCCTGCATACACTGGAACCTCGACCCCTTCCTCTGCCGACGCCTTGTCAATATGTGGACT ATGGTGATGTACATCGGCCAGGTAATGAAGGATGTGCTAAAGCTGCCTCGCCCTTTCTCACCCCCTGTGGTCAAGCTGGAGACACGAGTTGACGCTGAGTACGGGCTGCCCTCCACCCATGCCATGGCCGCCATTGCCATCTCCTTCACATTTTTACTGAGTGCCCCCTCCAGGATACAG TTCCAGTTCGAGGTGGGTCTGCTGCTGGCTGTGACGCTGTCCTCCATGGTGTGTCTGAGCCGCCTCTACACTGGCATGCATTCAATATTG GATGTGATCTGTGGCGCTCTCATCTCAGCTGTCATCTTGTTCCTCACATACCCCTACTGGGCAACTTTTGACCATTTCCAGCTCACCAGCTGCATCTCCCCTATCGTAGCATTGGTACTGCCCCTCTTCCTCAGCTACACATACCCAGAGTTGGACCATTACAGCACCACCCGAGGGGACACCACCACTATCTTAGGCGTAGGAGCCGGGTGCTCTGTTGGATACTGGGTGAACGAGCAGCTGGGGCAGACTTTTGAGCCCCAAGGGGTGTTACCTGTACCCCTACCCACACTAACAGTGAATGCACTGGCATTTGGCACCGCCCGCTTCCTTTTGGGAGTCGTAGCATTAGTGGGAACTCGGCAAGTGATGAAAACGGTAAGCCTGCAGGTGTTGTACTCGTGGTACAAAGTGCCAAAAAATGACCAGAGTgccaggaggaggaaagagattGAAGTGCCGTATAAGTTTGCCACATATACAGCTGTTGGACTTGTTAATTCTATACTGGTCAATAGGGCCTTCATTCTACTGGGGCTACTATGA
- the sgpp2 gene encoding sphingosine-1-phosphate phosphatase 2 isoform X3, which translates to MLELLAYLHDSELVAGFQRRCGLFLVEAGHHSQEMIRSETGTPVQDEKPRGQMRRSWEHQDNNSNYKYKENGCTTGVSGPRYEVRNWPLHFLFLFSSGLGHEIFYITFLPCIHWNLDPFLCRRLVNMWTMVMYIGQVMKDVLKLPRPFSPPVVKLETRVDAEYGLPSTHAMAAIAISFTFLLSAPSRIQFQFEVGLLLAVTLSSMVCLSRLYTGMHSILDVICGALISAVILFLTYPYWATFDHFQLTSCISPIVALVLPLFLSYTYPELDHYSTTRGDTTTILGVGAGCSVGYWVNEQLGQTFEPQGVLPVPLPTLTVNALAFGTARFLLGVVALVGTRQVMKTVSLQVLYSWYKVPKNDQSARRRKEIEVPYKFATYTAVGLVNSILVNRAFILLGLL; encoded by the exons ATGCTGGAGCTGCTGGCTTACCTCCATGACTCGGAGCTTGTGGCGGGGTTCCAGAGACGATGCGGACTCTTCCTCGTTGAAGCCGGTCATCACAGCCAAGAGATGATCCGCTCTGAGACTGGAACCCCTGTCCAAGATGAGAAACCACGTGGACAGATGAGGAGAAGCTGGGAGCACCAGGACAACAATTCAAATTATAAATACAAGGAAAATGGATGTACAACTGGTGTAAGT GGT CCTCGTTATGAAGTGAGGAACTGGCCCCtacacttcctcttcctcttttcgtccggACTGGGCCACGAAATCTTCTACATCACCTTTCTGCCCTGCATACACTGGAACCTCGACCCCTTCCTCTGCCGACGCCTTGTCAATATGTGGACT ATGGTGATGTACATCGGCCAGGTAATGAAGGATGTGCTAAAGCTGCCTCGCCCTTTCTCACCCCCTGTGGTCAAGCTGGAGACACGAGTTGACGCTGAGTACGGGCTGCCCTCCACCCATGCCATGGCCGCCATTGCCATCTCCTTCACATTTTTACTGAGTGCCCCCTCCAGGATACAG TTCCAGTTCGAGGTGGGTCTGCTGCTGGCTGTGACGCTGTCCTCCATGGTGTGTCTGAGCCGCCTCTACACTGGCATGCATTCAATATTG GATGTGATCTGTGGCGCTCTCATCTCAGCTGTCATCTTGTTCCTCACATACCCCTACTGGGCAACTTTTGACCATTTCCAGCTCACCAGCTGCATCTCCCCTATCGTAGCATTGGTACTGCCCCTCTTCCTCAGCTACACATACCCAGAGTTGGACCATTACAGCACCACCCGAGGGGACACCACCACTATCTTAGGCGTAGGAGCCGGGTGCTCTGTTGGATACTGGGTGAACGAGCAGCTGGGGCAGACTTTTGAGCCCCAAGGGGTGTTACCTGTACCCCTACCCACACTAACAGTGAATGCACTGGCATTTGGCACCGCCCGCTTCCTTTTGGGAGTCGTAGCATTAGTGGGAACTCGGCAAGTGATGAAAACGGTAAGCCTGCAGGTGTTGTACTCGTGGTACAAAGTGCCAAAAAATGACCAGAGTgccaggaggaggaaagagattGAAGTGCCGTATAAGTTTGCCACATATACAGCTGTTGGACTTGTTAATTCTATACTGGTCAATAGGGCCTTCATTCTACTGGGGCTACTATGA
- the LOC128360662 gene encoding E3 ubiquitin-protein ligase rnf152-B, producing the protein MAKDDMAEVDLASNGAEPPGEAPTAVPYEEYECKICYNYFDLDRRAPKILECLHTFCEECLNTLHLREERPWRISCPVCRHRTPVPDYRIQNLPNNTKVTEDFPLYIDSDPLPQDALPPYPPPLHPALVALRREEASGTSSASQATPSTTVSTATTLSQDSVRYDSCQSCKRVALTTGCVCVIFSFLSMLVLLFMGLIFVHSHSIPPSPAGPICLSVASILAMFSVVVTWLICWLKYRPDHETGRSSATSNSRRNA; encoded by the coding sequence ATGGCGAAAGATGACATGGCAGAGGTAGATTTGGCATCAAACGGAGCGGAACCCCCCGGCGAGGCCCCCACAGCGGTCCCCTACGAGGAGTACGAATGCAAAATCTGCTACAATTATTTCGACCTTGACCGCAGGGCTCCTAAGATCCTAGAGTGCCTCCACACGTTCTGCGAGGAGTGCCTGAACACGCTTCACCTCCGGGAGGAACGGCCATGGCGCATCAGCTGCCCCGTCTGTCGCCACCGGACTCCGGTGCCAGATTATCGGATACAGAACCTGCCCAACAACACCAAGGTGACGGAGGATTTCCCCCTCTACATAGACTCGGACCCTCTCCCTCAGGACGCTTTGCCTCCGTACCCTCCCCCCCTGCACCCTGCTCTCGTTGCGCTCCGCCGGGAGGAGGCGTCGGGGACGTCCAGCGCCAGCCAAGCGACTCCGTCCACCACCGTGTCCACAGCCACGACCCTCTCCCAGGACTCGGTGCGCTACGACAGCTGTCAGAGCTGCAAGAGAGTGGCGCTGACCACCGGCTGCGTGTGCGTGATCTTCTCCTTCCTGTCCATGCTGGTGTTGCTGTTTATGGGCCTGATCTTTGTGCACAGTCACAGCATTCCTCCCTCGCCAGCGGGACCCATTTGCTTGTCGGTAGCCAGCATCCTGGCCATGTTCTCGGTGGTCGTCACATGGCTGATCTGCTGGCTTAAATACAGACCGGACCATGAGACAGGCCGCTCATCCGCTACCAGTAACTCCAGGAGAAACGCTTGA